Proteins encoded together in one Deinococcus metalli window:
- a CDS encoding cytochrome P450, whose product MTNATPDGSVPSGRCPFPHDATSLTRKPDLGTPAGAPVQRDEHGIYRVHDFHTAREVLRSEGVVQAGFGADMVTQLSALKHRPVLYAEGDAHHEMRRDTARYFTPTAVATYHPFIAGLADRLVGDLLRRGEADLDDLSLTMAVQVAAQVVGLTDSVLPGLQRRVMAFVEGEGDSEPGTVNVPTVASRLHQMMDVPLFYTLDVKPAIQARRRQRRDDLISHLLDKDYSDLEILTECLTYGTAGMVTTREFISVAAWHLLRWPELRADYVHGTEQERHAILHEILRLEPVVNTLYRRAQADLEVGGQHVPAGSVLALTVPNTNADPAVAGEDAAQLCPARPLPRGVQAPVLSFGDGHHRCPGAFLAIRESDVLLRRLLVWNDLRIVREPTVTYNEVIKGYELRGFRIALG is encoded by the coding sequence ATGACGAACGCCACCCCCGACGGTTCTGTGCCCAGCGGCCGCTGCCCCTTCCCGCACGACGCCACCTCTCTGACACGCAAGCCCGACCTGGGCACCCCTGCGGGCGCGCCGGTGCAGCGCGATGAGCACGGCATCTACCGCGTGCACGATTTCCACACGGCCCGCGAGGTGCTGCGCTCCGAGGGCGTGGTGCAGGCAGGCTTCGGCGCGGACATGGTCACGCAGCTCAGCGCTCTGAAGCACCGGCCGGTGCTGTACGCCGAGGGGGACGCGCACCACGAGATGCGCCGCGACACCGCCCGCTACTTCACGCCCACGGCGGTCGCCACGTACCACCCGTTCATCGCGGGCCTCGCGGACCGGCTGGTGGGCGACCTGCTCCGCCGGGGCGAGGCGGATCTGGACGACCTGAGCCTGACCATGGCGGTGCAGGTCGCCGCGCAGGTCGTCGGCCTGACAGACAGCGTGCTGCCCGGCCTGCAACGCCGCGTGATGGCCTTCGTCGAGGGCGAGGGCGACAGCGAGCCCGGCACCGTGAATGTTCCCACCGTGGCCAGCCGGCTGCACCAGATGATGGACGTGCCGCTGTTCTACACGCTCGACGTCAAACCCGCCATCCAGGCGCGGCGCCGCCAGCGCCGGGACGACCTGATCAGCCACCTGCTCGACAAGGACTACAGCGACCTGGAAATCCTGACCGAGTGCCTCACCTACGGCACCGCCGGGATGGTCACCACCCGCGAGTTCATCTCGGTGGCCGCGTGGCACCTGCTGCGCTGGCCCGAGCTGCGCGCTGACTACGTGCACGGCACCGAGCAGGAGCGCCACGCCATCCTGCACGAGATCCTGCGCCTGGAACCGGTCGTGAACACCCTGTACCGCCGCGCGCAGGCGGATCTGGAGGTCGGCGGGCAGCACGTCCCGGCGGGCAGCGTGCTCGCGCTGACCGTGCCGAACACGAACGCCGACCCGGCCGTGGCGGGAGAGGACGCCGCGCAGCTGTGCCCGGCCCGTCCGCTGCCGCGCGGCGTGCAGGCTCCGGTGCTGTCCTTCGGGGACGGGCACCACCGCTGCCCCGGCGCGTTCCTGGCGATCCGCGAGAGCGACGTGCTGCTGCGAAGGCTGCTGGTGTGGAACGACCTGCGGATCGTGCGCGAACCCACCGTGACGTACAACGAGGTCATCAAGGGCTACGAACTGCGCGGTTTCCGCATCGCGCTGGGGTAG
- a CDS encoding NADP-dependent oxidoreductase, whose translation MKAMVIHEYGGPEVLRAEDLPVPVPADGEVLVRVRAVSVNPVDYKRRRSWAAQPLPVVLGWDVSGVVEALGPDVADFRVGDEVFGMVRFPAEGRAYAEYVSAPVSDIARKPPELTHAQAAAMTLAALTAEQALEALALRAGQTILIHAAAGGVGHFAVQLAHTRGARVIATASARNIDFVRGLGADEIVDYHARPFEEQVSGVDAVFDTVGGDTLPRSFGVLRPGGRLVAIAGQPDEALARQHGVHAERILVHPSRPQLEFLAAEAAAGRVVPHVSQTFPLDRVADAHRALETGRTVGKIVLEPVP comes from the coding sequence ATGAAAGCGATGGTGATCCACGAGTACGGCGGCCCCGAGGTGCTGCGGGCCGAGGACCTGCCGGTGCCGGTCCCGGCGGACGGCGAGGTGCTGGTGCGCGTGCGGGCGGTGAGCGTCAATCCCGTGGACTACAAGCGGCGCCGCAGCTGGGCGGCGCAGCCGCTGCCGGTGGTGCTGGGCTGGGACGTCTCCGGCGTGGTCGAGGCGCTGGGGCCGGACGTGGCGGACTTCCGGGTGGGCGACGAGGTGTTCGGCATGGTGCGCTTCCCGGCGGAAGGCCGGGCCTACGCGGAGTACGTGAGCGCGCCGGTGTCCGACATCGCCCGCAAGCCGCCCGAGCTGACGCACGCGCAGGCGGCGGCCATGACCCTCGCGGCCCTGACGGCCGAGCAGGCGCTGGAGGCGCTCGCGCTGCGCGCCGGGCAGACCATCCTGATCCACGCGGCGGCGGGCGGGGTGGGGCATTTCGCGGTGCAGCTCGCCCACACTCGGGGCGCGCGGGTGATCGCCACCGCGTCGGCGCGCAACATCGACTTCGTGCGGGGGCTGGGTGCGGACGAGATCGTGGACTACCACGCGCGGCCCTTCGAGGAGCAGGTGTCGGGCGTGGACGCCGTGTTCGACACGGTGGGCGGCGACACGCTGCCGCGCTCGTTCGGGGTGCTGCGGCCGGGCGGCCGGCTGGTGGCGATCGCCGGTCAGCCGGACGAGGCCCTGGCGCGGCAGCATGGCGTCCACGCCGAGCGAATTCTGGTGCACCCATCGCGGCCCCAGCTGGAGTTCCTGGCGGCCGAGGCTGCGGCTGGACGCGTGGTTCCGCACGTCAGCCAGACCTTCCCGCTGGACCGCGTCGCGGACGCCCACCGCGCGCTGGAGACCGGCCGGACCGTCGGGAAGATCGTGCTCGAGCCGGTCCCCTGA
- a CDS encoding cytochrome P450, with product MTAPRSAGLFAPDILADPYPTYADLRAQGGAFWQPHPQGTGGMWMFTRYADVEQALKDTRLTKDVTRVRDVGEQVMPGNMLDRDPPDHTRMRTLVAHAFTPRVIERQEAHIRDIARGLLGRVTPGEGFEVMRGYAMPLPVIVIAELLGVPPEDRDLFRGWSGDFIDGSDFATATPESAQRAEAGIMALGEYFAGLIETRRAQPQDDLISSLLHAEDELGQLRPGELISNCILLVIAGHETTVNLIGNGLKALLDHPAELSRLRETPALLPQAIEEMLRYDPPVQRALFRAALEDIQIGTQTVQKGEQVSAVIGAANRDPAVFTAADTFDISRTPNRHLSFGRGLHFCLGAPLAKLEARVAFEELLRAFPAMELKGFTRRPSTMFRGLGELWVQ from the coding sequence ATGACGGCACCCCGCTCCGCTGGCCTGTTCGCTCCCGACATCCTGGCCGACCCGTACCCCACCTACGCCGACCTGCGCGCCCAGGGCGGCGCGTTCTGGCAGCCGCACCCGCAGGGCACCGGCGGCATGTGGATGTTCACCCGCTACGCCGACGTGGAACAGGCCCTCAAGGACACCCGGCTGACCAAGGACGTGACCCGGGTCCGCGACGTGGGCGAGCAGGTGATGCCTGGCAACATGCTCGACCGCGACCCGCCGGACCACACCCGCATGCGGACCCTGGTCGCCCACGCCTTCACGCCCCGCGTGATCGAGCGCCAGGAAGCGCACATCCGGGACATCGCCCGCGGGCTGCTGGGCCGCGTCACGCCGGGCGAGGGCTTTGAGGTGATGCGCGGCTACGCCATGCCGCTCCCGGTCATCGTGATCGCGGAACTGCTGGGCGTGCCCCCGGAGGACCGCGACCTGTTCCGGGGCTGGTCCGGGGATTTCATCGACGGCAGCGACTTCGCCACCGCCACGCCCGAATCGGCCCAGCGCGCTGAGGCAGGCATCATGGCGCTGGGCGAGTACTTCGCGGGCCTGATCGAGACGCGCCGCGCCCAGCCGCAGGACGACCTGATCTCGTCGCTGCTGCACGCCGAGGACGAACTGGGCCAGCTGCGGCCCGGCGAGCTGATCTCGAACTGCATCCTGCTGGTCATCGCCGGGCACGAGACGACCGTGAACCTGATCGGCAACGGCCTGAAGGCCCTGCTGGACCACCCCGCCGAACTTTCCCGCCTGCGCGAGACGCCCGCGCTGCTGCCCCAGGCCATCGAGGAGATGCTGCGCTACGACCCGCCGGTGCAGCGCGCCCTGTTCCGCGCCGCGCTGGAGGACATCCAGATCGGCACCCAGACCGTGCAGAAGGGCGAGCAGGTCAGCGCCGTGATAGGGGCCGCCAACCGCGACCCCGCCGTGTTCACCGCTGCCGACACCTTCGACATTTCCCGCACCCCGAACCGGCACCTATCGTTCGGGCGCGGCCTGCACTTCTGCCTGGGCGCGCCGCTGGCGAAACTGGAAGCGCGAGTGGCGTTTGAAGAACTGCTGAGGGCGTTCCCAGCAATGGAACTGAAAGGCTTTACCCGGCGGCCGAGCACGATGTTCCGGGGACTGGGCGAGCTGTGGGTGCAGTAG
- a CDS encoding MarR family winged helix-turn-helix transcriptional regulator, translating into MSFPEAAPLPAATDLHAQPLRFLTAYWGVWQGLSGRANDRLGAHGLDLRSFIALSYVQGQPTSPGELARVLDVPKYEVTRILDRLTALGAITRDSDPANARSRRLDVTPSGRALWHAAVQTVTAVVGPALATLGPRVDPLTADLEHLAALTEDTP; encoded by the coding sequence ATGAGTTTTCCTGAGGCGGCTCCGCTTCCTGCCGCCACCGATCTGCACGCGCAGCCGCTGCGCTTCCTCACCGCGTACTGGGGCGTGTGGCAGGGCCTGTCCGGGCGGGCGAACGACCGGCTGGGCGCGCACGGCCTCGACCTGCGCTCGTTCATTGCCCTGAGCTACGTGCAGGGCCAGCCGACCTCGCCGGGCGAACTCGCGCGCGTGCTGGACGTGCCGAAGTACGAGGTGACGCGCATCCTCGACCGGCTCACGGCCCTGGGGGCCATCACGCGCGACAGCGACCCCGCCAACGCCCGCTCGCGCCGCCTGGACGTCACGCCGTCCGGACGGGCGCTGTGGCACGCGGCCGTGCAGACCGTGACCGCCGTGGTCGGCCCGGCCCTGGCGACCCTCGGCCCACGCGTAGACCCCCTGACCGCCGATCTGGAACACCTCGCCGCCCTGACGGAGGACACCCCATGA
- a CDS encoding acyl-CoA carboxylase subunit beta gives MTQPSVELQELIAAMEQRRAKVEAGGGEERARKQREGGKLTARERIAYLLDPGSFLETSTFVQHARNRLMDGVEAPGEGVVTGSGTIAGRPVFVFSQDFTVLGGSLGKRHAAKITKIMDLAAKTGCPVIGLNDSAGARIQEGVDSLSGYGEIFYRNAVYSGSVPQISAILGPCAGGAVYSPALTDFILMSRGSSYMFITGPEVIKSVTREDVTFDTLGGADVHTRRSGVAHLAYDGDEAVLDGIRHLLTYLPQNAREQPPVRENRDPARRRTEKLLDLVTPDQRRPYAMHDVIHEIVDSGEFLEIQPDWAKNIIVGFAHLDGRPVGIVANNPKVMAGTLNIDASDKAARFIRTCDCYNIPLLTLVDVTGFLPGTQQEYGGIIRHGAKMLYAYAEATVPKVTLITRKSYGGAYLAMNSRDMGADVVYAWPTAAVAVMGAEGAANIVYRKEIKDSENPAATRAELVAHYKETFDNPYIAAAKGYIDDVIPMEDTRHRLIQTFAMLRDKQEPRPYKKHGNIPL, from the coding sequence ATGACCCAGCCCAGCGTGGAGTTGCAGGAACTCATCGCCGCCATGGAGCAGCGCCGCGCCAAGGTGGAGGCCGGCGGCGGCGAGGAGCGCGCCAGAAAGCAGCGCGAGGGCGGCAAGCTGACCGCCCGCGAGCGCATCGCGTACCTGCTCGACCCGGGCTCGTTTCTGGAGACCAGCACCTTCGTGCAGCACGCCCGCAACCGCCTGATGGACGGTGTGGAGGCCCCCGGCGAGGGTGTCGTGACCGGCTCGGGCACGATCGCCGGACGGCCGGTGTTCGTGTTCTCGCAGGATTTCACGGTGCTGGGCGGCTCGCTCGGCAAACGCCACGCGGCGAAGATCACGAAGATCATGGACCTGGCCGCCAAGACCGGCTGCCCCGTGATCGGCCTGAACGACTCCGCCGGCGCGCGCATCCAGGAGGGCGTGGACAGCCTGTCCGGCTACGGCGAGATCTTCTACCGCAACGCCGTCTACTCCGGCAGTGTGCCGCAGATCAGCGCGATCCTGGGGCCATGCGCGGGCGGCGCGGTGTACTCCCCGGCCCTGACGGACTTCATCCTGATGAGCCGGGGCAGCAGCTACATGTTCATCACCGGCCCCGAGGTCATCAAGAGCGTGACGCGCGAGGACGTGACCTTCGACACGCTGGGCGGGGCGGACGTGCACACCCGCAGGAGCGGCGTCGCGCATCTCGCCTATGACGGCGACGAGGCGGTGCTCGACGGCATCCGGCACCTGCTCACGTACCTGCCGCAGAACGCCCGCGAGCAGCCGCCGGTGCGCGAGAACCGCGACCCGGCGCGGCGCCGCACCGAGAAGCTGCTGGACCTCGTCACGCCGGACCAGCGCCGGCCGTACGCCATGCACGACGTCATCCACGAGATCGTGGACAGCGGCGAGTTCCTGGAGATCCAGCCGGACTGGGCGAAGAACATCATCGTGGGCTTCGCGCACCTGGACGGCCGCCCGGTCGGCATCGTGGCGAACAACCCCAAGGTCATGGCGGGCACGCTGAACATCGACGCCAGCGACAAGGCCGCGCGCTTCATCCGCACCTGCGACTGCTACAACATCCCCCTGCTGACCCTGGTGGACGTCACGGGCTTCCTGCCGGGCACGCAGCAGGAGTACGGCGGAATCATCCGCCACGGCGCGAAGATGCTCTACGCCTACGCCGAGGCCACGGTGCCCAAGGTCACGCTCATTACCCGCAAGAGCTACGGCGGCGCGTACCTCGCCATGAACTCGCGCGACATGGGCGCCGACGTGGTGTACGCGTGGCCGACCGCCGCCGTCGCCGTGATGGGCGCGGAGGGCGCGGCGAACATCGTGTACCGCAAGGAGATCAAGGACTCCGAGAACCCCGCCGCGACCCGCGCGGAACTGGTGGCGCACTACAAGGAGACCTTCGACAACCCGTATATCGCCGCCGCGAAGGGCTACATCGACGACGTGATCCCGATGGAGGACACGCGCCACCGCCTGATCCAGACGTTTGCCATGCTGCGCGACAAGCAGGAGCCGCGGCCGTACAAGAAGCACGGGAATATCCCGCTGTAG